The stretch of DNA AGGTTCAGCTCGCTCATCGCGAAAATGATGCGCCGCTGCGAAGGTTTCAGCCCGTCACGGATGTCGGGCAGCGCGCGGGCTACGATCACGCTCATGGAATAATCCAGATACGCCTGCCGCAGGTGGTCTTCTATCTGTACGTTCAGTATTTTTGTCTTATCGTCCATTCTTCACTCCAGCTTCTTTAAATATCCAGGTTCTGCACATATTTGGCGTTGGCCTGGATGAATTCGCGGCGGGGTTCCACTTCATCGCCCATCAGCACGGTGAACATCCGGTCGGCTTCGATGGCATCGTCCATTTTCACCGAGATCATGATCCGGTTTTCCGGGTCCATGGTGGTTTCCCAAAGCTGGTCCGGATTCATTTCACCCAAACCTTTGTAACGCTGGATCACAACGCCTTTGTCTCCCAATTCGCTGATGGCGGTGTCGCGCTCTTCCTCGGAAAACACATATCTCTTCTGCTTGCCCTTGCGCACCAGGAACAGCGGCGGTTTGGCTATGTACACGTGTCCGTGCTCGATCAGGGGCTTCATGTAGCGATAGAAGAAGGTGAGCAGCAGGGTGCTGATGTGCGCTCCGTCCACGTCCGCGTCGGCCATGATCACGATGCTGCCGTAGCGGATCTTGCTCACGTCAAAGTCCTGCCCGATCCCGGCGCCGATGGCCAGGATGATCGGCTGGATCTTGTCATTGTTCAAAACCTTGTCCACACGGGCTTTTTCGGTGTTCAGCATCTTGCCCCAAAGCGGCAGGATGGCCTGAAAGGAACGGTCCCGGCCCTGTTTGGCGCTGCCTCCCGCGGAGTCACCCTCCACCAGGAACAGCTCGGTCTGGCTGGGGTCCGTGATCGTGCAGTCGGCCAGTTTGCCGGGCAGGGAGCCGCTTTCCAGCACGGATTTGCGCCGGGTGAGTTCCCTGGCTTTTCTGGCCGCTTCGCGCGAACGCGCGGCCAGGATGCTTTTCAGGGTGATGGTTTTGGCTTCGGCGGGATGTTCCTCGAAATAGGTCATCAGCTTTTCGTAAACCACGGAGTTCACAAAACCATCCACCTCAGAGTTTTGCAGCTTGGTCTTGGTCTGGCCCTCGAACTGCGGATTGCTCAGCTTCACGCTGATCACAGTGGTGAGGCCTTCGCGGATGTCTTCGCCGGATGGCGATACCTTCTCGTTCTTGAGCAGGTCGGCGTTTTTGATGTAGGTGTTCACCGCGCGGGTGAGTCCGCTCTTGAACCCGCTCAGATGCGTGCCGCCCTCGGTGGTGTTGATGTTGTTGGCGTAGCTGAAGATGTTTTCCTGGTAGCCTTCGTTGTACTGCAGGGCCAGCTCCAGTTCCAGGCCTTCGCGTTCAGCCCTGGCGTAGATGGGTTTGGCGCCCAGGGGTTTCTTGTTCTGGTTCAGATGCTCCACGAAGCTTTCGATGCCGCCTTCAAAATGGAAGTCGTGCATCCGGTCGGTGCGCTCGTCCTTCAGGATGATGCGCACGCCGCGGTTGAGGTAGGAAAGTTCGCGCAGGCGGGTGGTGAGGTAGTCGAAACTGAATTCCACCGTCTCGAAGATGCTGGCGTCCGGCTTGAATTTGATCACCGTGCCGCTGCGGTTGGTTTCGCCCAGGACCTTCACTTCCGTCATCACCTGCCCCCGCTCGTAGCGCTGGTAATAGAGCTTGCCGCCTGTGTGTACGCGCGCTTCCAGATATTCCGAAAGGGCCACCACCACGGAAACGCCCACGCCGTGAAGTCCGCCGGAAACCTTGTATGTGTTGCTGTCGAATTTCCCCCCGGCGTGCAGGACGGTCATCACCACCTGCAAGGCCGAGATCTTCTCGTCCTTGTGTTCGTCCACCGGAATGCCGCGGCCGTTGTCGTCAACTTCGACCTCACCCTGGGAGGTGATGGTGACTTTGATCTGGTCGCAAT from Candidatus Cloacimonadota bacterium encodes:
- the gyrB gene encoding DNA topoisomerase (ATP-hydrolyzing) subunit B gives rise to the protein MPENSYTASNIKVMKGLEAVRKRPSMYIGGTSERGLHHLVYEVVDNAIDEALAGYCDQIKVTITSQGEVEVDDNGRGIPVDEHKDEKISALQVVMTVLHAGGKFDSNTYKVSGGLHGVGVSVVVALSEYLEARVHTGGKLYYQRYERGQVMTEVKVLGETNRSGTVIKFKPDASIFETVEFSFDYLTTRLRELSYLNRGVRIILKDERTDRMHDFHFEGGIESFVEHLNQNKKPLGAKPIYARAEREGLELELALQYNEGYQENIFSYANNINTTEGGTHLSGFKSGLTRAVNTYIKNADLLKNEKVSPSGEDIREGLTTVISVKLSNPQFEGQTKTKLQNSEVDGFVNSVVYEKLMTYFEEHPAEAKTITLKSILAARSREAARKARELTRRKSVLESGSLPGKLADCTITDPSQTELFLVEGDSAGGSAKQGRDRSFQAILPLWGKMLNTEKARVDKVLNNDKIQPIILAIGAGIGQDFDVSKIRYGSIVIMADADVDGAHISTLLLTFFYRYMKPLIEHGHVYIAKPPLFLVRKGKQKRYVFSEEERDTAISELGDKGVVIQRYKGLGEMNPDQLWETTMDPENRIMISVKMDDAIEADRMFTVLMGDEVEPRREFIQANAKYVQNLDI